The genome window GCCGAAGCAGGACAAGCCTTATGCGACGAAATTGAGTCCATGAAAAAGCCTGTCATTGCTGCCATTAATGGTCCTGCCCTTGGTGGTGGGCTTGAACTTGCATTGGGCTGCCATTTCAGGATTGCTTCAGATAATGCGATTCTAGGCTTACCCGAATTAAAGCTCGGGCTACTGCCAACGTTTGGAGGCACACAGCGGCTTAGCAGAATCACAAGTCAGGCAAAGGCCCTACAATTAATTTTAACAAGCCAACAATTAAGCGCTGACGAGGCACTACAACTTGGCATTATTCAAATGGTAACAGAACCGACAGAGCTTTTAACAACAGCAAAGGCTATTGCTCAATCTTTTATCGAAGGAAAAAGTATGACAAGTGTATCACGTACAATTGAGTGTGTGATTCAAGGAATGAGAGAAGATTTTCAAACAGGGCTTGAAAGGGAGCGCACAAAATTTGCTGAACTGTTTTTAACGGATGATGCCAAAGAAGGGGTTCAGGCATTTATAGAAAAAAGACAACCGCGATTCAAACATTCTTAAAGGAGGTAAAGAGCATGGATAACGAAGTATTATTTTCGGTCAGTGATGGTGGGGTCGCATTTATTACGCTTAATCGCCCAAAAGCTTTAAATTCGCTTTCCTATGAAATGCTAAAGCCTATAGGTGAGAAATTAAAAGAATGGCAAACAAATGACCAAATCCATGTCATCGTTCTAAAAGGTGAAGGTGAGAAAGGATTTTGTGCTGGAGGTGATATCAAAACGCTTTATAAGGCACGTTCTAGTCAGGAAGCGTTTGAAAAAGCCGAAAATCTTTTTGAGGAAGAATATAAGGTTGATATGGCCATCTATCGTTTTCCAAAACCGATTATTGCCTGCCTGGACGGCATAGTTATGGGAGGTGGAGTAGGCTTAACCTATGGTGCAAGCCACCGAATCATTACAGAACGTACTAAATGGGCGATGCCGGAAATGAATATTGGATTCTTTCCAGATGTGGGAGCGGCCCATTTCTTAAATAAAGCTCCTGGATTTATAGGGCGTTACTTAGCCTTAACCGCATCAGTTATCCAGGCTCCAGATGTTCTCTTTGCAAATGCTGCTGATAGTTACATGGATAGTGATAAACTATCTGAATTCCTTGCACGTGTTGAACAGACGGAGTGGCATGGGCTAGATGTAAATGTGATTTTAAATCAGCTCTTAACTGCTTATGCTAGTCATCCAGTAAAGAATGGGAAACTTTCCGCTCTTCAAAACGAGATTGATAAACATTTCTCAAAGGATACGGTGGAAGAGATTTTAGAGTCATTAGAGAAGGATCCAAGCGAATTTGCATCGGAAACAAAGCAACTGCTTCTGTCTAAATCACCATCTTCATTAAAAATTACATTAAAGCAGCTAACAGACGGAAAAGAAAAAACACTAGAAGAATGCTTTGCCACTGATCTTCTATTGGCGAAAAAATTTTTGAGACATGATGACTTTTTTGAAGGTGTACGTTCCGTCGTGATTGATAAGGATCGAAATCCACAGTATATCTATAAAACAGTAGTTGATTTTACAGATGAGGATATAAAAAAGTTTTTTCAAGATAGTGGTGTTAAAGTAAATAAATAATATAAAAAAACGAGTACGGTACTTTTTTTGGTAACCTGTACTCGTTTTAAGTTTTTTTAGCTTTGGAAGGGTGATAATTATCGTTTAAAGTATGTTGAACAATTATTTTAATGAAACAAAGGGATATTTTGGCTTTTATAGACAACCTATCAAATTGTTAATGAGAAGTGAAACTATTGGAAGTTACGCAAGAACAAAAGTCGTTATTCGGTAGAATTGGGTATCTCTGTTTACCAGCTAATAATATCGATGAAACAATTGAATGGTACCAAAATAAGCTTGGATTTAAGCTTAAAGTACCAGGTTTCAGGATGATAGTGGTTATGTAGCCGTATTAACTTAGTATCTTAACACTACTTGTCCAAAAATAATCAAACAACCTGAATAGTTTTTAAGTCAGTACAATTAGTACTGGCTTTTTTATACGTATAGTGATTGGAAGTAGGGGGAGTATGAAATGATTTTCCTAGAAGCAAAAGAACGAAAAAAAGGCATCTCATCCATAGATGAGACACCTTTTCTTGAAATTATTGAGCTACTCGTTGGATAAAGGCATCTAAATGTACTAGTGTGACATTGTCGTTCACCCCGAAAGTATTGTCACCTTTACCAACCGTAATTTTATTGGAAGCGAGAATGGATACATAATTGTAAGCCCAATGCGTACTTGGAACATCAACGAATTGTAGTGCTGCTCCTTGTTGTTTTAAATGGAATGCTTCCACTAAAACTTTCGATAATTGACCACGTGTCATCGGAGAACCTGGATTGAATTTTCCATTTTCATCCCCCGTAAAAACGCCGATTTTTTTTAGTGCTTCCGCTGCACCCGCATATTTAGACGCTGGTGTTATATCAGGAAAACTTGAATTGGTGTTACTAGTATCTAAATTTAACTGCTTAGCTAGTTTAAGAGCTACCTCTCCACGCGATGCATAAACGCTAAAGTCGATTTCAGCATCTTTTACTTCTCCTTCAGTGAAGTTTGCTATGCGTTTTGCCCCTACGTAACGAGATCCCCAGTAATAGGGATCATTGATTTTATCGATTTTAACCCCAGAACTTGTAGTAGCTGAAATAAAATTGCTGTCCCCTATGTATATGCCAACATGGGAAATACCGCTTCCCGAAGTATTAAAAAATACAAGATCACCAGTCTTCAACTGATCTTTAGCAATCGAAGTACCTTGCTGATATTGAGCTGTAGATGTACGTTCTAGTGAAATCCCTAACTTAGAAAATACGATTTGTGTATATGCTGAACAATCTACACCTGTCTTAATATCTGTTCCTCCATATTGATAAGGAACACCTATATATGCTTTTGCTGTATTTGTTATATCTGCTATTGTTGCCGCTTTCGCTTCATGAACACCCATGCCTGTGAAGAACATAAACGATGCGAAAATAGGTAGTAACCATTTTTTCTTCAATTAAATCTTACTCCTTTCAAAAAGCTTTCGCCTTTTAATAAAGTAAGAATAGCATGAAACAAGCATGAGTTATTTTTCAATCATATTACCGACATATTACCGATTACCGTTAATCAGCAAAATTGAAATCTTAATTTTAAATGTGTAAAACTTCTG of Lysinibacillus agricola contains these proteins:
- a CDS encoding C40 family peptidase, giving the protein MKKKWLLPIFASFMFFTGMGVHEAKAATIADITNTAKAYIGVPYQYGGTDIKTGVDCSAYTQIVFSKLGISLERTSTAQYQQGTSIAKDQLKTGDLVFFNTSGSGISHVGIYIGDSNFISATTSSGVKIDKINDPYYWGSRYVGAKRIANFTEGEVKDAEIDFSVYASRGEVALKLAKQLNLDTSNTNSSFPDITPASKYAGAAEALKKIGVFTGDENGKFNPGSPMTRGQLSKVLVEAFHLKQQGAALQFVDVPSTHWAYNYVSILASNKITVGKGDNTFGVNDNVTLVHLDAFIQRVAQ
- a CDS encoding VOC family protein — protein: MKLLEVTQEQKSLFGRIGYLCLPANNIDETIEWYQNKLGFKLKVPGFRMIVVM
- a CDS encoding enoyl-CoA hydratase-related protein, which gives rise to MIATFANISKEGSITIVNLDHPPANTLSSACIENLRFIFQELSVDEETNAIILTGSGRFFAAGADIKEFVAAFGKQEDALKMAEAGQALCDEIESMKKPVIAAINGPALGGGLELALGCHFRIASDNAILGLPELKLGLLPTFGGTQRLSRITSQAKALQLILTSQQLSADEALQLGIIQMVTEPTELLTTAKAIAQSFIEGKSMTSVSRTIECVIQGMREDFQTGLERERTKFAELFLTDDAKEGVQAFIEKRQPRFKHS
- a CDS encoding enoyl-CoA hydratase/isomerase family protein, with translation MDNEVLFSVSDGGVAFITLNRPKALNSLSYEMLKPIGEKLKEWQTNDQIHVIVLKGEGEKGFCAGGDIKTLYKARSSQEAFEKAENLFEEEYKVDMAIYRFPKPIIACLDGIVMGGGVGLTYGASHRIITERTKWAMPEMNIGFFPDVGAAHFLNKAPGFIGRYLALTASVIQAPDVLFANAADSYMDSDKLSEFLARVEQTEWHGLDVNVILNQLLTAYASHPVKNGKLSALQNEIDKHFSKDTVEEILESLEKDPSEFASETKQLLLSKSPSSLKITLKQLTDGKEKTLEECFATDLLLAKKFLRHDDFFEGVRSVVIDKDRNPQYIYKTVVDFTDEDIKKFFQDSGVKVNK